From Woronichinia naegeliana WA131, the proteins below share one genomic window:
- a CDS encoding DUF4926 domain-containing protein — MSSIKLHDIIALTENIKTTQFMTEKEIILPIGQMGTVVEEYNNGEAFEVEFCDNNGQTFVLVSLEPEKFILLYPDTSNLSLVY, encoded by the coding sequence ATGAGTTCAATTAAATTACATGATATTATCGCTCTTACTGAAAATATCAAGACCACTCAATTTATGACAGAGAAAGAAATAATTTTACCTATAGGTCAAATGGGGACAGTGGTAGAAGAATATAATAATGGAGAGGCTTTTGAAGTAGAATTTTGTGACAATAATGGTCAAACATTTGTGTTAGTTTCCTTAGAGCCAGAAAAATTCATATTGCTTTATCCTGATACTTCTAATCTTAGTTTAGTTTACTAA
- a CDS encoding DUF86 domain-containing protein: MKDARIYLIHVQECLTRIENYTQNGQNYFMNNILIQDAVLRNLEVMGESIKQLPEEWKASQPNIEWVKIGDFRNVLAHDYLRVDLDVVWTIIENYLPGLEEAIDSIFNEFW, from the coding sequence ATGAAAGATGCAAGAATTTACTTGATTCATGTTCAAGAATGTTTAACTCGAATTGAGAATTATACACAAAATGGCCAAAATTATTTTATGAACAATATCTTGATTCAAGATGCTGTTCTTAGAAATTTAGAGGTTATGGGGGAATCCATTAAACAGTTACCAGAGGAATGGAAGGCTTCACAGCCGAATATTGAATGGGTAAAAATTGGCGACTTTAGAAATGTTTTAGCCCATGATTATCTACGAGTTGATCTTGATGTGGTTTGGACTATAATTGAGAATTATTTGCCTGGATTGGAAGAAGCAATTGATAGTATTTTTAATGAATTTTGGTAA
- a CDS encoding nucleotidyltransferase domain-containing protein, whose product MSLKDLIQEKREKILEIAANHGAFNVRLFGSVARGEETENSDIDFLIDYDLEKISSWFPVGLIHDLEDLLDRKVDVVSAKSLHEFIKERILAEAMML is encoded by the coding sequence ATGTCTTTAAAAGATTTAATTCAGGAAAAGCGAGAAAAAATCCTAGAAATTGCGGCGAATCATGGGGCCTTTAATGTCCGTTTATTTGGTTCGGTCGCTAGAGGCGAAGAAACAGAAAATAGTGATATTGATTTTTTAATTGATTATGATCTAGAAAAAATTTCGTCTTGGTTTCCTGTCGGTTTAATTCATGATCTAGAAGATTTATTGGATAGAAAAGTTGATGTTGTATCAGCTAAATCTTTACACGAGTTTATTAAGGAGCGTATTTTGGCAGAGGCAATGATGTTATGA
- a CDS encoding transposase: MLEWWTKNFASCELGDERLNNRAFSIGKKLSEGFGKALSEVFKGGNELKRAYEFLGIRKQTLSR, from the coding sequence ATGTTGGAATGGTGGACAAAAAACTTTGCCAGTTGTGAATTGGGAGACGAGAGGCTAAACAATCGTGCCTTCTCGATTGGGAAAAAGTTAAGTGAGGGGTTTGGAAAAGCCTTATCAGAAGTGTTTAAGGGAGGAAACGAGTTAAAGAGGGCCTATGAATTTTTGGGAATCCGAAAACAGACTTTGTCAAGATAA
- a CDS encoding IS4 family transposase: protein MTTAAVEEYKIMLSVGDTTFLDYRNIKEKREGYGPTGKGGNGLILHSALAIEPEKGQVLGLLWQKLWNREVKEKPPTDETAKQKKERQKEQRKAARQRPFEEKESYKWVEALNTCEKQVESSTRVIHVFDREGDVSEVFDSVRQLKHTGVLVRASHNRSLDKNSERLWQHLESEPIRFHQEIEIPSTGKRKARKVKLAVRFCSVNLRTPYRFDNRDPLNVYAVYATEIDCPEGETPLSWMLLTTEVVETIEMAVTILRWYTYRWRVEEFHKVLKSGCQSEHYRLASDGMKTLLGFLSVIAVELLHVTYLHRTQPDALAIEILNPLQLQVLKAAASQKLPPILTVAWAVESVAFLGGYLEHRRKTPLGIQVLWRGWLKLHDLCQGWQLAIRT from the coding sequence ATGACAACTGCCGCCGTAGAAGAATATAAGATAATGCTATCAGTCGGAGATACGACCTTCTTAGATTATCGCAATATCAAGGAAAAAAGGGAAGGGTATGGGCCGACTGGAAAAGGAGGGAATGGATTAATACTGCATAGTGCTTTAGCAATTGAGCCAGAAAAAGGACAAGTATTAGGTTTATTATGGCAAAAACTGTGGAATAGGGAGGTAAAAGAAAAGCCCCCAACAGATGAAACGGCGAAGCAGAAAAAAGAAAGACAGAAAGAACAAAGAAAAGCAGCTCGTCAAAGACCATTTGAGGAAAAAGAATCCTACAAATGGGTAGAGGCTCTAAACACCTGTGAGAAACAGGTAGAAAGTTCAACGAGGGTAATTCATGTATTTGACAGAGAAGGAGATGTTTCAGAAGTCTTTGACTCAGTGCGTCAACTCAAGCATACAGGAGTGCTGGTCAGAGCGTCTCATAATCGTAGTTTAGACAAAAATAGTGAACGACTTTGGCAACATTTGGAATCAGAACCGATTCGTTTTCATCAAGAAATCGAGATTCCGAGTACAGGAAAAAGAAAAGCACGGAAGGTTAAGCTTGCCGTCCGATTTTGCTCAGTTAATCTACGAACTCCCTATCGTTTTGATAATCGTGACCCGTTGAATGTCTATGCTGTTTATGCGACAGAAATCGATTGTCCCGAAGGCGAAACTCCTTTATCTTGGATGCTTCTGACTACAGAAGTTGTTGAGACTATTGAGATGGCTGTCACTATTCTTCGTTGGTACACCTACCGATGGCGGGTTGAAGAATTTCATAAAGTCCTTAAGTCTGGTTGTCAGAGTGAGCATTATCGACTTGCCTCTGATGGAATGAAAACTCTTTTGGGTTTTTTAAGTGTCATTGCTGTTGAACTTTTACACGTTACTTATCTTCATCGTACCCAGCCCGATGCTCTCGCGATTGAAATTCTTAATCCTCTTCAACTTCAGGTGTTAAAAGCAGCCGCCTCTCAAAAACTTCCCCCTATTTTGACTGTTGCTTGGGCTGTCGAGTCTGTTGCTTTTCTTGGTGGTTATCTTGAACATCGTCGTAAAACTCCTCTCGGTATCCAAGTCCTTTGGCGCGGTTGGTTGAAGTTGCATGACCTTTGCCAAGGCTGGCAGCTTGCAATCCGCACTTAA
- a CDS encoding transposase, with protein sequence MAKPEWIRGHYFNALSVLVGAGKACFALPLVLRLDDGIKSKATAKEGKKGSKKEKTTLVTKMGELCTTYAEAGSYVILDAYFACGAVLKSFRQNALHLITRVRCSTVAYAPFSSVPTLRGKGRPRLWGSSIKLESLFALVEDFPTAKVWLYGQQVSVSYQCFEFHWDSPHQLVKFVLTQLPNGQRLILLSTDLCLTGPEIIAAYGLRFKIEVTFRQLIHLLGGFAYRFWLKALPTLPTWPSNLILPDYPQTVQTQILNKVEAFERFVNLHVIVLGLLQILSLELPQGIWANFPRWFRTLPSHGYPSERIAQLAIQHQAPMIFPQSPPSLLLPKFLAAKLDPFPSPDRLTLAA encoded by the coding sequence GTGGCGAAGCCAGAATGGATAAGGGGGCATTACTTCAATGCCTTGAGTGTTTTGGTGGGAGCAGGAAAAGCCTGCTTTGCCTTGCCCTTAGTGTTGCGGCTAGACGATGGCATCAAGTCCAAAGCAACGGCAAAGGAAGGGAAAAAAGGCAGCAAAAAAGAGAAGACTACTCTAGTCACGAAAATGGGGGAGCTTTGCACTACCTACGCAGAGGCGGGAAGCTATGTGATTTTGGATGCTTACTTCGCTTGTGGAGCAGTGCTCAAAAGTTTTCGCCAAAATGCCTTGCATCTCATCACCCGAGTGCGTTGCTCTACAGTGGCATATGCTCCCTTTTCTTCCGTTCCGACCTTGAGGGGGAAAGGACGACCACGGCTTTGGGGGAGTTCAATAAAACTAGAAAGCCTGTTTGCTCTTGTGGAGGATTTTCCCACCGCTAAAGTCTGGCTCTATGGTCAACAAGTCTCCGTTTCTTATCAGTGCTTTGAGTTCCACTGGGATAGTCCCCATCAGCTCGTTAAGTTTGTCCTCACCCAATTGCCCAACGGACAAAGACTGATTCTGCTTTCTACTGACCTCTGTTTGACTGGACCTGAGATTATTGCCGCTTACGGTCTCCGATTTAAGATTGAAGTCACTTTTCGTCAATTAATCCATCTTTTGGGCGGCTTTGCCTATCGTTTTTGGCTTAAGGCTCTTCCTACTTTACCGACCTGGCCTAGCAATCTTATCCTCCCTGACTATCCCCAAACTGTTCAGACTCAGATTTTAAACAAAGTAGAAGCCTTTGAGCGTTTTGTTAATCTTCATGTCATTGTTCTCGGCTTACTTCAAATTCTTTCCTTAGAGTTACCCCAGGGGATTTGGGCTAATTTCCCTCGCTGGTTTCGGACTCTACCCTCCCATGGCTATCCTAGTGAACGCATTGCTCAACTAGCCATCCAACATCAAGCCCCAATGATTTTTCCTCAAAGTCCACCTAGTCTGCTTTTGCCTAAATTCCTTGCCGCTAAACTTGACCCTTTTCCAAGTCCTGATAGACTTACTTTGGCCGCATAG